A genomic stretch from Candidatus Brocadiia bacterium includes:
- a CDS encoding glycosyltransferase, producing the protein MRKIIIFTASYGGGHNSVSNALSAYFKSNYPKMSVEIIDFMERFVAGDRIMRALYKQSAKRLPAAYGLFFKLTDKLFDKQIWKNKLAPSVDKVRKFLAAYKPDTVISVYPIPGIVAAMLGPELGFKSATVITDFGAHSQWIYDKTDIYFVPTENLKQFLVTKGIKTSRIKVTGIPIKSTFSSRTRPELIRKQLGLRRRFTALLMSGEYGFGSIRKLCQRLLKLDLQLIVICGKNKKLFRRINELKYKAKADNLVCFGFTDRVHELMAASDVLIGKAGGISVSEALAVGLPLVVYRPIPGQEVYNVDYLVNEGAALFGRDKDDVTAKVDYLSTHPKRLAEMKKHARQIGKPKSTQTICRMIAALK; encoded by the coding sequence ATGCGCAAGATAATCATCTTTACGGCATCATACGGCGGCGGGCATAACAGCGTCTCCAACGCGCTGTCCGCTTATTTCAAGTCCAACTACCCGAAGATGTCCGTGGAGATAATAGATTTTATGGAGCGCTTTGTAGCCGGCGACCGGATTATGCGCGCCCTGTACAAGCAAAGCGCTAAAAGACTACCGGCCGCCTACGGGCTGTTCTTCAAACTGACCGACAAGCTCTTCGACAAGCAGATTTGGAAAAATAAGCTGGCCCCGTCGGTGGACAAGGTCAGGAAATTCCTGGCCGCTTATAAGCCCGACACGGTCATCTCGGTCTACCCCATCCCGGGCATCGTCGCGGCTATGCTCGGGCCGGAGCTGGGATTCAAGTCGGCCACCGTCATCACCGATTTCGGCGCGCACAGCCAGTGGATATATGACAAAACCGATATCTATTTTGTGCCCACCGAAAACCTGAAGCAATTCCTGGTAACCAAAGGCATAAAGACATCACGGATAAAGGTCACGGGCATCCCTATCAAGAGCACATTCTCGTCCCGAACCAGGCCGGAGCTGATACGCAAACAACTCGGGCTCAGGCGCAGGTTCACCGCCCTGTTGATGAGCGGGGAATACGGTTTCGGCAGCATCCGCAAACTCTGCCAACGCCTACTCAAGCTGGACCTACAGCTCATCGTCATCTGCGGTAAGAATAAAAAACTGTTCAGACGGATAAACGAGCTGAAGTATAAGGCCAAAGCCGACAACCTGGTCTGTTTCGGGTTCACCGACCGGGTCCACGAGCTTATGGCCGCCAGCGACGTCCTGATCGGCAAGGCCGGCGGAATAAGCGTCTCCGAGGCGCTAGCCGTAGGGCTGCCGTTGGTCGTCTACCGCCCTATCCCCGGGCAGGAAGTCTACAATGTCGATTACCTGGTCAACGAAGGCGCGGCCTTGTTCGGGCGTGATAAGGATGACGTCACGGCTAAGGTCGATTATCTGTCCACCCATCCAAAGAGACTGGCCGAGATGAAGAAACACGCCCGACAAATAGGCAAACCTAAATCCACACAAACTATCTGCCGGATGATTGCCGCATTAAAATAG
- the glmS gene encoding glutamine--fructose-6-phosphate transaminase (isomerizing), with protein MCGIIASLSYRDVLPLIMEGLSRLEYRGYDSSGVVILDNGSLKQHKAQGKLSVLKKQLESRHLRGVIGLGHTRWATHGAPSCANAHPHFSCDNRIGLVHNGIIENYQALKSKLTKLGHKFSSQTDTEVVVHLIESYYKRSHNPLESVRKAVNELEGSFALAIIFADHPDSLFAVRLNSPLIVGVGQRETFLASDVPAILPYTKKVIYLAERQIVHARRDGDNHRIDIIDFEGRKNNYQIKNINWDITAAEKEGYPHFMLKEIFEQPGVVGNTIRYYIDPVKYAIKLNFDKPIERRLRKVNRVVFVACGTAWHAALVAKYAIEELARIPVEVALGSEFRYSLPVLDSKTLVVAISQSGETADTLAAIRAAKQHGVVTMAVCNTVGSSLTREVQSVFYTYAGPEISVASTKAYTTQLAVVILSAIYLARLRGVMKPAQEKSLIKEFLLLPQKMSEVLQHDNVIRRYAKEWYDTHNFMYIARRYNLPNAYEGALKMKEISYTHAEGYGAGEMKHGPLALVDDTFPTVAIATRSAVYEKMLSNMQEVKARKGVIIAIATAGDRGIGKIADEVIDVPDAPEILSPILTVIPLQLLAYHTAVKKGCNIDQPRNLAKSVTVE; from the coding sequence ATGTGCGGAATAATTGCCAGCCTCAGCTATCGTGATGTTCTTCCTCTTATCATGGAAGGGCTTTCGCGGTTAGAATACCGCGGTTATGATTCCTCGGGCGTGGTTATACTGGATAACGGCTCGCTCAAGCAGCACAAAGCGCAGGGTAAATTATCAGTCCTTAAAAAACAGCTTGAAAGCAGGCATCTCCGGGGCGTAATCGGGCTAGGGCATACTCGCTGGGCTACGCACGGGGCGCCGTCCTGCGCCAATGCCCACCCGCATTTCTCGTGCGATAACCGCATCGGGCTGGTCCATAACGGCATAATCGAAAACTATCAGGCCTTAAAATCCAAGCTTACCAAACTCGGGCATAAATTCAGCTCGCAAACCGACACCGAAGTCGTGGTCCATCTGATAGAGTCGTATTACAAACGAAGCCATAACCCGCTGGAATCGGTGCGCAAAGCCGTCAATGAGCTGGAGGGCAGTTTTGCACTGGCCATCATTTTTGCCGACCATCCGGACAGTTTGTTTGCGGTTCGGCTTAACAGCCCGCTGATAGTCGGCGTCGGCCAGCGTGAAACTTTCCTGGCGTCGGATGTCCCGGCTATCCTGCCATACACGAAAAAGGTTATTTATCTGGCCGAACGCCAGATTGTCCATGCCCGGCGCGACGGGGATAATCACCGGATAGATATCATAGACTTTGAAGGGCGGAAAAATAATTACCAGATCAAGAATATCAACTGGGACATTACTGCGGCCGAAAAGGAAGGCTATCCGCATTTTATGCTCAAGGAGATATTCGAGCAGCCCGGCGTGGTCGGCAATACCATTCGTTATTATATCGACCCGGTCAAGTACGCCATCAAGCTTAATTTCGACAAGCCGATAGAGCGCCGGCTCCGCAAGGTGAACCGGGTGGTATTTGTGGCCTGCGGCACGGCCTGGCATGCGGCGCTGGTTGCCAAATACGCCATTGAAGAACTGGCCCGGATACCGGTTGAGGTTGCGCTCGGTTCGGAATTCAGGTATTCGCTCCCGGTCCTTGACAGCAAAACCCTGGTTGTGGCCATAAGCCAGTCCGGAGAAACGGCCGATACCCTGGCCGCTATCAGGGCCGCCAAGCAACACGGGGTCGTGACCATGGCCGTATGCAACACGGTGGGCAGTTCACTGACGCGCGAGGTCCAGAGCGTGTTTTACACCTATGCCGGCCCGGAAATCAGTGTCGCTTCGACCAAGGCTTACACCACCCAGTTGGCGGTGGTTATCCTGTCGGCAATATATTTGGCCCGGCTCAGGGGCGTTATGAAACCGGCGCAGGAGAAATCACTGATAAAAGAATTCCTGCTTTTGCCCCAGAAGATGAGCGAAGTTCTCCAGCACGATAATGTCATCAGGCGTTACGCCAAAGAATGGTATGATACCCATAACTTTATGTACATCGCCCGGCGCTATAATCTGCCTAACGCTTACGAAGGCGCGCTTAAGATGAAGGAGATCTCCTACACCCATGCCGAAGGTTACGGCGCCGGCGAGATGAAACACGGCCCGCTGGCCCTGGTGGACGATACTTTCCCGACCGTGGCTATCGCCACCCGGAGCGCGGTATATGAGAAAATGCTTTCTAATATGCAGGAAGTCAAGGCGCGCAAGGGAGTGATTATCGCCATTGCCACCGCCGGTGACCGGGGCATCGGGAAGATAGCCGACGAAGTCATCGATGTGCCGGACGCGCCGGAGATACTTTCGCCTATTCTGACGGTTATCCCGCTGCAACTGCTCGCTTACCACACAGCCGTCAAGAAAGGCTGTAATATCGACCAGCCCAGAAACCTGGCTAAAAGCGTTACCGTGGAATAA
- a CDS encoding 30S ribosomal protein S1, whose protein sequence is MKAKEVENTKPESELIEKEIKAHLANYSEEDISKIYTESIRDFKPETIVKGKVVNVTDKDVVLNLGYKSEGLLPKSEFGPDDKFVAGDEVEVFIDEIDDDAGMLVISKNKADRQRSWERIVNNYKEGSLIHGRVMTQTRGGLIIDVEGTQAFMPSSQVDIHKTDDFRDLLRKEIECKVIKIDHAQRSIIVSRRQHLEEQRETMKQKLLAEIKEGDVLKGIVKNIVDFGVFVDIKGVEGLLHISDMSWGRISHPSEVVALNQEIGVKVLKVEIEKGRFSLGMKQLTENPWEKVATKYPAGTKIKGKVVNIVPYGVFVEVEHGVEGLLHISEMSWTKRLTHPSEMVAIGDIIESVVLKSDPGNQEISLGMKQLEENPWSEIEKKYPAGTKIQGRVKNITSYGAFIEIEEGVDGLLHAGDMLWTKKFVKPSDVVKKGDKIEAVILSVDPDKKRVSLGLKQLTPNPWETSFLEKYPENAIVPAKVMKLTTHGAVVYLEANLEGTVDLPKEGEAVKAGDTINVQVLKLDAAECRVVLKVPETAVQG, encoded by the coding sequence ATGAAAGCTAAGGAAGTGGAAAACACCAAACCGGAAAGCGAACTAATCGAAAAGGAAATCAAGGCGCACCTGGCGAACTATTCAGAGGAAGATATCTCCAAGATCTACACCGAATCCATCAGGGATTTCAAGCCGGAAACTATCGTCAAAGGCAAGGTGGTCAATGTCACCGACAAGGACGTTGTTCTTAACCTGGGGTATAAGTCCGAAGGGCTTCTGCCGAAGTCGGAATTCGGGCCGGACGATAAATTCGTGGCCGGTGATGAAGTGGAGGTATTCATCGACGAGATCGATGATGACGCGGGCATGCTGGTCATATCCAAGAACAAGGCTGACCGCCAGCGTTCCTGGGAGCGGATTGTCAATAATTACAAGGAAGGCAGCTTGATTCATGGCCGGGTTATGACCCAGACCAGAGGCGGGTTGATAATCGATGTCGAGGGCACCCAGGCATTTATGCCCAGCTCGCAGGTGGATATTCATAAGACCGATGATTTCAGGGATCTTCTCAGGAAAGAAATAGAATGCAAGGTGATAAAAATCGACCATGCCCAGCGCAGCATCATTGTGTCCCGGCGCCAGCATCTGGAAGAGCAGCGCGAAACAATGAAGCAGAAGCTTTTAGCCGAGATCAAAGAAGGCGATGTGCTTAAGGGCATTGTCAAGAACATTGTGGACTTCGGTGTGTTTGTTGATATCAAAGGGGTCGAAGGATTGCTGCATATCAGCGATATGTCGTGGGGCAGGATAAGCCATCCGTCCGAGGTAGTGGCATTGAACCAGGAAATCGGCGTTAAGGTCCTTAAAGTCGAGATCGAAAAAGGCCGTTTTTCTCTGGGCATGAAACAGCTGACAGAGAACCCCTGGGAAAAGGTCGCCACCAAATACCCGGCCGGGACCAAGATTAAAGGCAAAGTGGTCAATATAGTTCCCTACGGCGTGTTCGTCGAGGTTGAGCATGGCGTCGAAGGGCTTCTTCATATTTCGGAAATGTCATGGACCAAGCGCCTGACCCATCCGTCCGAGATGGTGGCCATCGGCGATATAATTGAATCAGTGGTCCTCAAGAGCGATCCCGGTAATCAGGAGATTTCTTTGGGTATGAAACAGCTCGAGGAAAATCCCTGGTCGGAGATCGAAAAGAAATACCCGGCCGGGACCAAAATCCAGGGCCGCGTTAAGAATATCACATCTTACGGCGCGTTCATAGAGATCGAAGAGGGCGTTGACGGATTGCTCCATGCCGGCGATATGCTCTGGACCAAGAAGTTTGTCAAGCCGTCGGATGTGGTCAAAAAGGGCGACAAGATAGAGGCGGTAATCCTTTCGGTCGACCCGGATAAAAAACGCGTTTCTCTCGGCCTCAAACAGCTGACGCCGAATCCATGGGAGACGAGTTTCCTGGAAAAATATCCGGAGAACGCGATTGTGCCGGCAAAAGTCATGAAACTGACGACTCACGGCGCGGTGGTGTATCTGGAAGCTAATCTGGAAGGCACCGTTGATCTGCCCAAGGAAGGCGAAGCCGTCAAGGCGGGCGATACCATCAACGTTCAGGTCCTTAAACTGGACGCGGCCGAATGCCGGGTGGTTTTGAAGGTCCCCGAAACTGCCGTTCAAGGATAA
- a CDS encoding lysophospholipid acyltransferase family protein: MLNTICYKLSHFILRFLVIIFLGYRARGQNNVPLKGGGILASNHQSFLDPVLIAMGTSRPIYFLAKQELFSANWLFGLFITLHNAVPLNREATSSDIIRKAIGLLKEGKLIVVFPEGTRTNNGRVKEFKGGISFLSQKSNTPIIPIYISGAYNIWPRQASLPVRLSSVRLDYTKPVYPDSAMPSDAVLGKVRGQITSLEKLK; the protein is encoded by the coding sequence TTGCTTAATACAATCTGCTATAAGCTCAGCCATTTCATCCTCAGGTTTCTGGTAATCATATTTTTAGGATACCGCGCCCGCGGGCAGAATAATGTGCCGTTAAAAGGAGGCGGGATACTCGCCTCAAACCACCAGAGTTTTCTCGATCCGGTTCTTATCGCCATGGGCACAAGCCGGCCGATATATTTCCTGGCCAAGCAGGAGTTATTTTCGGCCAATTGGCTGTTTGGACTTTTCATAACGCTGCACAACGCGGTGCCTCTTAACAGGGAAGCTACCAGTTCAGATATCATAAGGAAAGCCATCGGTTTATTGAAAGAGGGCAAGCTTATTGTGGTGTTCCCGGAGGGGACCCGAACCAATAACGGCCGGGTAAAGGAATTTAAGGGCGGTATTTCATTCTTGTCCCAAAAAAGCAACACACCGATTATTCCCATATATATCAGTGGCGCATACAATATCTGGCCCCGGCAGGCCAGTCTGCCGGTGCGGTTAAGTTCGGTCAGGCTGGATTATACAAAACCGGTATATCCTGATAGTGCAATGCCTTCGGATGCGGTCCTGGGAAAAGTAAGAGGGCAGATAACAAGCCTGGAAAAACTCAAGTAA
- the cmk gene encoding (d)CMP kinase — protein MKANRIIITIDGPAGAGKSTIAKLVAKRLRFHYLDTGAIYRAVTWKVINRGVGFKNKKALVRLVKSSRIRFRQTDSGTKVMMDGRNISKRIRTPEVTNQVYHLAEMPAIRKEILAIQRKLAGKGNYVAEGRDVGSVVFPDAMVKFYLDASDSERARRRFMELQLQIEDRSEVDKRSAPDTELTYEQVLKEIKLRDARDKSRKVAPLIKPKGAVVVDTTGMTINQVVHRILYSVSQHPVLGRRKLRYS, from the coding sequence ATGAAAGCAAACAGAATAATTATTACGATTGACGGTCCGGCCGGCGCGGGCAAAAGCACTATTGCCAAGCTGGTGGCTAAGCGCCTGAGGTTCCATTACCTGGATACCGGCGCTATTTACCGGGCTGTCACCTGGAAAGTGATTAACAGGGGAGTCGGCTTTAAGAATAAGAAAGCCCTGGTTCGCCTGGTAAAATCATCGCGGATCCGCTTTCGCCAGACCGACTCGGGGACAAAGGTCATGATGGACGGCCGGAATATTTCCAAGCGCATCAGGACGCCGGAAGTTACCAATCAGGTTTACCACCTGGCCGAGATGCCCGCGATACGGAAAGAGATACTGGCCATACAGCGCAAGCTGGCCGGCAAAGGAAACTACGTGGCCGAAGGCCGTGATGTGGGCAGTGTTGTTTTTCCGGACGCGATGGTGAAGTTTTATTTGGATGCCTCGGATTCCGAGCGCGCCCGGCGCCGGTTTATGGAGCTTCAGTTGCAGATAGAGGACCGCAGCGAAGTCGATAAGCGTTCTGCGCCTGATACCGAGTTAACCTATGAGCAGGTCTTGAAGGAAATAAAACTGCGCGATGCGCGCGATAAGTCCAGGAAGGTCGCGCCGCTGATTAAGCCCAAAGGCGCGGTTGTCGTGGATACGACCGGAATGACCATAAACCAGGTGGTTCACCGGATTCTATATTCTGTCAGCCAGCATCCGGTACTGGGCCGGCGAAAACTCAGATACAGTTAG
- a CDS encoding trypsin-like peptidase domain-containing protein, translating to MMRKWQLVAILFFGIALGLFLGKYYDGSYSVAQSSEERVKMQQELLAFKDASKPFITVVKFVQPSVVSISTKKTLLAHDDDFFWNFFRRSPQAETMQIGSGVIVDEKGYILTNAHVVQGADEIKVSLLDGREVIGKVIGSDSMTDLAVVKITTDKLTSAMLGDSDKVEVGEMVVAIGSPFGLGNTVTSGIISAKRDLASSNISGDYSGFIQTDAAINPGNSGGPLVALTGQVIGINSAIISRSGGYQGIGFAIPINRAKYIMNKLIEKGRVARPFLGVQASPIDKALAISYGLDGVDDLLKHLKMAKPEGVFVLRVVPGSDAEKSGLLEGDVIMEIESKKIETPEDITKVINKKNVGDDINIKIIRNGKEQSIKASIGERQ from the coding sequence ATGATGAGAAAATGGCAGTTGGTGGCGATTCTGTTTTTCGGGATTGCTCTGGGATTGTTTCTGGGCAAGTATTATGATGGCAGTTATTCGGTTGCACAATCTTCCGAGGAGCGGGTCAAGATGCAGCAGGAGCTGTTGGCGTTTAAGGATGCTTCAAAGCCGTTTATCACGGTGGTTAAATTCGTGCAGCCTTCCGTTGTAAGTATCAGCACCAAGAAAACATTACTGGCTCACGACGATGATTTCTTCTGGAACTTTTTCCGCAGGTCGCCCCAGGCGGAAACCATGCAGATTGGTTCGGGAGTTATTGTCGATGAAAAAGGATACATCCTGACCAACGCTCATGTGGTTCAGGGTGCGGATGAAATAAAGGTGTCCCTTCTGGACGGACGCGAAGTTATCGGCAAGGTTATCGGCTCTGACTCTATGACCGACCTGGCTGTGGTTAAAATCACCACCGATAAGCTTACGTCCGCGATGCTGGGCGATTCGGATAAGGTTGAAGTCGGCGAGATGGTTGTGGCCATCGGCAGCCCGTTCGGGCTGGGTAATACCGTGACATCGGGTATCATCAGCGCTAAGAGAGACCTGGCTTCCAGCAACATTTCCGGGGATTATTCGGGATTTATCCAAACCGATGCGGCTATCAACCCCGGCAACAGCGGCGGGCCTCTGGTAGCGCTGACCGGGCAGGTTATCGGCATAAACTCTGCGATCATAAGCCGCTCTGGCGGTTACCAGGGAATCGGTTTTGCCATACCCATTAACCGCGCCAAGTATATTATGAATAAGCTTATTGAAAAGGGCCGGGTGGCCAGGCCTTTTCTGGGCGTCCAGGCCAGCCCGATTGACAAAGCCCTGGCTATTTCTTACGGCTTGGACGGTGTCGATGATTTGCTTAAGCATCTTAAGATGGCCAAACCTGAAGGCGTATTTGTGCTCCGGGTCGTCCCGGGTTCTGACGCCGAAAAATCCGGCCTTCTTGAGGGCGATGTTATTATGGAAATTGAGTCTAAAAAGATTGAAACGCCCGAGGATATTACTAAAGTAATTAATAAGAAGAATGTCGGAGATGATATTAACATTAAGATAATCCGAAACGGCAAGGAACAATCCATTAAGGCGTCGATAGGTGAGAGGCAATGA
- a CDS encoding PDZ domain-containing protein has translation MRMRIVVMALAIVLNLPGIARAEAEKLATPEKPKVEAKADDKVQTEQIAQLIKDLDADDVKTREKASESLKKIGKPALKALEEASESDNPEVAWRAKTIINAIKKSELKKEREEAIKSNKQQDKKSFSQSFSLNMNSMPGNRSVSVVQDGSGKITVTVTEVKDGKQVTNTYTADSPEQFMAKYPEIAKEYGINIGKNIEIPEIDMGELWDDFGKSWSRRWDDFEKEMDKMRRMMRDSMKDTWIPWGNPPEEETAPQQDKIPAKPEKEAITTLDIGAEIEFIEPPLRAQLNLEDKGGVMVAKIKADGLADKIGLKQYDVVLSINGTGIITVWEFRRLLKSSMESGGVKLEIIRQGKKQMLDWQKK, from the coding sequence ATGAGGATGAGAATAGTGGTAATGGCGTTGGCGATTGTTTTGAATCTGCCCGGTATTGCCAGGGCGGAGGCGGAGAAACTAGCCACGCCGGAAAAACCTAAGGTCGAGGCCAAGGCCGATGACAAAGTCCAGACTGAGCAGATTGCCCAGCTAATTAAGGATCTGGATGCGGATGATGTCAAAACCCGTGAGAAGGCCAGCGAGTCACTCAAAAAAATAGGCAAACCGGCGCTTAAGGCATTGGAAGAGGCTTCCGAAAGCGATAATCCGGAGGTTGCTTGGCGGGCTAAAACCATTATAAATGCCATTAAAAAGTCCGAGCTTAAAAAAGAGCGTGAAGAAGCTATAAAGTCCAACAAACAGCAGGATAAGAAATCTTTCAGCCAGTCATTCAGCCTGAATATGAATTCTATGCCTGGCAACAGGTCCGTCAGCGTGGTCCAGGATGGATCCGGGAAAATCACGGTTACGGTGACCGAGGTTAAGGATGGCAAACAGGTTACCAACACCTACACGGCGGATAGTCCGGAACAATTTATGGCCAAGTATCCTGAAATCGCCAAGGAATACGGCATAAACATCGGTAAGAATATTGAAATTCCCGAGATAGATATGGGCGAGTTGTGGGATGATTTCGGCAAGTCCTGGAGCCGACGCTGGGATGATTTCGAAAAGGAGATGGATAAGATGCGCCGGATGATGCGGGATTCGATGAAAGATACATGGATTCCCTGGGGCAATCCGCCGGAGGAAGAAACAGCTCCTCAGCAGGATAAAATCCCTGCCAAGCCGGAAAAGGAAGCCATAACAACCCTGGATATCGGCGCGGAAATTGAATTCATCGAGCCGCCGCTCAGGGCGCAGTTGAATCTTGAAGACAAAGGCGGCGTAATGGTTGCCAAGATCAAAGCGGACGGCCTGGCAGACAAAATCGGTTTAAAGCAGTATGACGTAGTCCTTTCAATCAACGGCACCGGTATTATTACGGTCTGGGAATTCCGCCGTCTGCTTAAGTCTTCCATGGAAAGCGGCGGAGTAAAACTGGAAATTATTAGACAGGGCAAAAAGCAAATGTTAGATTGGCAGAAGAAATAA
- a CDS encoding zf-HC2 domain-containing protein, with protein sequence MKKECNKFKEIIPLGAGNDLLGAELDNLRAHLSECAECRDEFAAYQALKESVGHLGGEKLPLNEDFWSNQRGKIMQAVNSRPVYTDSVAQVMFRYAAMLLAGIISGLVLWQWVKPCPPQTGNELPVSQSWSNNFLGAELAPLTKPVANHLGIAPDDGLIISCLPDSSPAQQLGLRMGDIVVEVNGYSVTSTMPGGLTGSMDIKIIRNGNKIVIRNK encoded by the coding sequence ATGAAAAAGGAATGCAACAAGTTTAAAGAGATTATTCCGCTCGGCGCCGGCAACGATTTACTCGGAGCTGAGCTGGATAATCTTAGAGCGCATTTGTCCGAGTGTGCAGAGTGTCGGGATGAGTTTGCCGCGTACCAGGCGCTTAAGGAATCAGTGGGGCATTTGGGTGGGGAAAAACTTCCTTTGAATGAAGACTTCTGGTCAAACCAACGCGGGAAGATTATGCAAGCGGTGAATAGCCGACCGGTTTACACCGATTCGGTTGCTCAGGTTATGTTTAGATATGCAGCGATGCTTTTAGCCGGTATTATTTCCGGCCTGGTCCTCTGGCAATGGGTAAAACCATGCCCGCCACAAACCGGTAATGAATTGCCGGTATCCCAGTCGTGGTCGAATAATTTTCTAGGAGCGGAGTTGGCGCCGCTGACAAAACCGGTGGCTAATCATTTGGGTATTGCTCCCGATGACGGTTTGATTATTTCCTGTCTGCCGGATTCCAGTCCGGCTCAGCAATTAGGCTTAAGGATGGGAGATATTGTTGTCGAGGTGAACGGCTATTCGGTAACATCTACGATGCCCGGCGGCTTGACCGGTTCTATGGATATTAAGATTATCCGTAACGGGAATAAAATAGTCATAAGAAATAAGTAA
- a CDS encoding sigma-70 family RNA polymerase sigma factor translates to MEDQEIKEIVSQAQSGSNRAFEELVKRYQQMVFWLAYRMLGDQGLADSVTQDVFIRVYQSLKRFDINKNFSTWLRQITVNRSVDYLRKYKNRPVSIEQAGDIISRSPEPGKEEEASRIRAMVDELPKHYKTVIVLRDMEGLETKEVSEIIGKPEATVRWRLHQARIILRSKYEKGMQQV, encoded by the coding sequence GTGGAAGACCAAGAAATTAAAGAGATTGTCAGCCAGGCACAGTCAGGATCCAACCGCGCGTTTGAGGAGTTGGTCAAGCGTTACCAGCAGATGGTATTTTGGCTGGCTTATCGAATGCTGGGAGACCAGGGATTAGCGGATTCTGTTACCCAGGATGTTTTTATCAGGGTGTATCAGTCGCTTAAGCGATTTGATATTAATAAGAATTTTAGCACTTGGCTTCGGCAGATTACGGTTAACCGGTCGGTGGATTATCTGCGTAAATATAAAAACCGTCCGGTTTCTATTGAACAGGCTGGTGATATTATTAGCCGGAGTCCGGAGCCGGGAAAAGAGGAGGAGGCCAGCCGCATCAGGGCTATGGTGGATGAGCTTCCGAAGCATTATAAGACTGTTATTGTTCTCAGGGATATGGAAGGCCTTGAGACTAAAGAGGTTAGTGAGATAATCGGTAAGCCTGAGGCGACCGTTCGCTGGCGGCTTCATCAGGCGCGGATTATATTAAGAAGTAAGTATGAAAAAGGAATGCAACAAGTTTAA
- a CDS encoding class I SAM-dependent methyltransferase → MTDDTIVTNQPDVSNYTHIRTSYQNNGVAGKYDAQRFQTTRGKFLNQRFVTAVAGALNLAQSSGHKVDSVLDIPCGTGRLFPKILEKGYKLVGSDISRHMMSVARPKAGPDGNVPMVQCDATRMPYKTGSFDAITCVRFLTMRVPKEIRSPIFKEMSRVTKAWVVMECRDKHSWGFIMHWVRAKIFRRSPLVNYFVKDEIAKELSSSGLELIRIFRPFGMFSNKWLLLCRTMRSV, encoded by the coding sequence ATGACTGATGACACTATCGTGACTAATCAGCCTGATGTGAGTAACTATACGCACATCCGGACGAGTTACCAGAATAACGGCGTAGCCGGTAAATACGACGCCCAGCGTTTTCAGACGACGCGCGGTAAGTTTCTAAACCAGCGTTTTGTTACCGCCGTGGCCGGTGCTTTGAACCTGGCGCAATCGTCCGGCCATAAAGTTGATTCGGTTCTTGATATTCCCTGCGGCACGGGCCGTTTGTTTCCTAAGATTCTGGAGAAGGGTTATAAACTGGTTGGTTCCGATATCTCACGTCATATGATGTCTGTGGCCCGGCCCAAAGCCGGCCCAGATGGCAATGTGCCGATGGTTCAGTGCGATGCCACCAGGATGCCTTATAAAACTGGCAGTTTTGACGCCATTACCTGTGTCCGGTTTCTGACCATGAGAGTGCCGAAAGAAATCCGGAGCCCGATATTTAAGGAAATGAGCCGGGTGACAAAGGCTTGGGTGGTCATGGAATGCCGGGACAAGCACAGTTGGGGATTCATTATGCACTGGGTTCGGGCTAAGATATTCAGGCGTTCGCCGCTGGTTAACTATTTCGTCAAAGATGAGATTGCCAAAGAACTTAGTAGTTCCGGGCTTGAGCTTATCCGCATCTTCCGTCCTTTCGGGATGTTTTCCAATAAATGGCTGTTGCTTTGCCGGACCATGCGCTCGGTATAG